The proteins below are encoded in one region of Limnochorda pilosa:
- a CDS encoding phosphomannomutase/phosphoglucomutase, producing the protein MSVPSNIFREYDIRGLVESELTPPVMEVLGRAAARRFRREGQERVVVGRDNRLSSDSLRDALVRGLVSEGMRVADLGVVTTPLFYFARVHYGFDAGLMITASHNPPTYNGLKVALGFATLYGEQIQELGRMARQAAAEEPPLGAVVSGEGRVEHLDPSGEYLRILQEKLRLARPLKVAVDCGNGTASLFAVDFLTRLGCEVVPLYCESDGRFPHHQPDPVERENLHDLSEVVRAERCDVGLGFDGDGDRLGVVDDQGEVMWGDEMMILYWREILPGHPGATAIIEVKCSQALVEEVERLGGRPLFYKTGHSLIKAKMRELGAVFTGEMSGHMFFADEYYGFDDAFYAAGRFLRILAADPRPLSEIRRTVPRYPGTAETRVPCTSDEAKFRVVQALRERFEKEYRVIDVDGARVLFPDGWGLARASNTQPVIVARCEGRTEGALARIERVMKEALTAFPEVGDFQWAH; encoded by the coding sequence GTGAGCGTGCCGTCCAACATCTTTCGCGAGTACGACATCCGGGGTTTGGTGGAGAGCGAGCTGACGCCCCCGGTGATGGAGGTTCTGGGGCGGGCGGCCGCGCGCCGGTTCCGGAGGGAGGGCCAGGAACGGGTGGTGGTAGGGCGCGACAACCGCCTCAGCTCCGACTCCCTGCGAGACGCGCTGGTCCGGGGCCTCGTGTCCGAAGGGATGCGGGTGGCGGACCTGGGCGTGGTCACCACGCCGCTCTTCTACTTCGCCCGGGTGCACTACGGGTTCGACGCGGGCCTGATGATCACCGCCAGCCACAACCCGCCCACCTACAACGGCCTCAAGGTGGCGCTGGGTTTCGCCACCCTCTACGGCGAGCAGATCCAGGAGCTGGGCCGCATGGCCCGCCAGGCGGCGGCCGAGGAGCCGCCACTGGGTGCGGTCGTCTCCGGGGAGGGCCGGGTGGAACACCTGGACCCCTCCGGTGAGTACCTGCGGATCCTCCAGGAGAAGCTCCGCCTCGCCCGGCCGCTGAAGGTGGCCGTGGACTGCGGCAACGGCACCGCGAGCCTCTTCGCGGTGGATTTCCTCACGCGGTTGGGATGTGAGGTCGTGCCGCTCTACTGCGAGTCCGACGGCCGCTTCCCGCACCACCAGCCGGACCCCGTGGAGCGGGAGAACCTGCACGACCTGAGCGAGGTGGTCCGGGCCGAGCGGTGCGACGTGGGTCTGGGCTTCGACGGCGACGGGGACCGGCTGGGCGTGGTGGACGACCAGGGCGAGGTCATGTGGGGCGACGAGATGATGATCCTCTACTGGCGCGAGATCCTCCCCGGGCACCCCGGCGCCACGGCCATCATCGAGGTGAAGTGCTCCCAGGCCCTGGTGGAGGAGGTGGAGCGGCTGGGGGGGCGCCCCCTCTTCTACAAGACCGGGCATTCGCTCATCAAGGCGAAGATGCGGGAGCTGGGCGCCGTCTTCACCGGCGAGATGTCGGGCCACATGTTCTTCGCCGACGAGTACTACGGCTTCGACGACGCCTTCTACGCGGCCGGCCGGTTCCTCCGCATCCTGGCCGCGGATCCCCGCCCCCTCTCGGAGATCCGCCGGACCGTGCCCCGCTACCCCGGCACCGCCGAGACCCGGGTGCCCTGCACCTCCGACGAGGCCAAGTTCCGGGTGGTCCAGGCCTTGCGGGAGCGGTTCGAGAAGGAGTACCGGGTGATCGACGTGGACGGGGCCCGGGTGCTCTTCCCCGATGGGTGGGGGCTGGCGCGGGCCTCCAACACCCAGCCGGTGATCGTGGCCCGCTGCGAGGGGAGAACCGAGGGGGCCCTGGCCCGCATCGAAAGGGTGATGAAGGAGGCGCTCACCGCGTTCCCCGAGGTGGGCGACTTCCAGTGGGCGCACTGA
- a CDS encoding RCC1 domain-containing protein, producing MKRHSLWFTGVVLIALLNLPSHAMAGSVLDAGLFHSLMLRDGSVLWTWGDNEFGQLGDGSTTDRPTPAQVSSLSDVAAIAGGDYHSMALRSDGSVYAWGHNDYGQLGDGSTLHRPTPAPVSSLSGVIAIAAGAYHSVALRSDGTVWAWGDNRYGQLGDGSITGRLSPVQVSGLSDAVAIAAGGYFSLALKGDGTVWAWGDNGSGQLGDGTKAPATTPVQVKGTGGTGFLTGVAAIAAGGAHSLALISDGTVRAWGVNTFGHLGDGTTTDRWTPVQVSGLTGITSISAGGGYGMALKNDGTLWAWGDNAFGQLGDGSSTQRLTPVQVNGLSGVEEIAAGGFHALARKGDGSVWAWGANLSGQLGDGTTTGRNAPVQVIFPNSPPVARAGAITHGPNPASGSVTFYFEGATSGTLYVHDVAGRLVWSAQVHAGDTQRTWNLVSSSGAPLASGLYLYRLVGQDGTRSSIGRLVVQR from the coding sequence GTGAAGAGGCACTCTCTCTGGTTCACCGGGGTGGTCCTGATCGCGCTCTTGAACCTCCCATCCCACGCGATGGCCGGCTCCGTACTCGACGCCGGGCTTTTCCACAGCCTCATGCTGCGGGACGGATCTGTCCTTTGGACGTGGGGAGACAACGAGTTCGGCCAACTGGGGGACGGATCGACCACCGATCGGCCGACCCCCGCGCAGGTGAGTAGCCTGAGCGACGTCGCCGCCATCGCGGGCGGGGACTACCATAGCATGGCGCTCAGGAGCGACGGAAGCGTGTACGCATGGGGCCACAACGACTACGGGCAACTGGGCGACGGGTCGACCCTCCACCGCCCGACGCCTGCTCCGGTGAGCAGCCTGAGCGGCGTCATCGCCATCGCCGCCGGAGCCTACCACAGCGTGGCGCTCAGGAGCGACGGGACCGTCTGGGCCTGGGGAGACAACCGCTACGGCCAGCTTGGCGACGGTTCCATCACCGGCCGCCTCTCGCCCGTGCAGGTGAGCGGCCTGAGCGATGCCGTCGCCATCGCCGCCGGAGGTTACTTCAGCCTGGCGCTCAAGGGTGACGGGACCGTCTGGGCCTGGGGAGACAATGGCTCCGGTCAACTGGGCGATGGAACGAAAGCCCCGGCGACGACCCCGGTGCAGGTGAAGGGCACAGGCGGGACGGGCTTCCTGACGGGTGTAGCGGCCATTGCCGCCGGGGGCGCACACAGCCTCGCCCTGATCTCTGACGGCACCGTCCGGGCGTGGGGGGTCAACACCTTCGGCCACCTGGGCGACGGGACGACCACCGACCGGTGGACCCCCGTCCAGGTGAGCGGCTTGACCGGCATCACGTCCATCTCCGCCGGGGGCGGATATGGGATGGCGCTCAAGAACGATGGGACCCTTTGGGCCTGGGGCGACAACGCGTTCGGGCAGTTGGGAGACGGGTCTAGCACCCAGCGCCTGACCCCCGTCCAGGTAAACGGCCTCTCCGGTGTCGAGGAGATCGCAGCTGGGGGCTTCCACGCCCTCGCCAGGAAGGGCGACGGAAGCGTCTGGGCGTGGGGCGCCAACCTCTCGGGCCAGTTGGGCGATGGGACGACCACAGGACGAAACGCTCCCGTCCAGGTCATCTTCCCGAACTCGCCCCCCGTGGCCCGCGCCGGCGCGATCACCCACGGTCCCAACCCGGCCTCGGGCTCGGTCACCTTCTACTTCGAAGGCGCCACCTCCGGGACGCTGTACGTGCACGACGTCGCCGGGCGGCTGGTCTGGTCGGCCCAGGTGCATGCCGGGGACACCCAACGGACGTGGAACCTGGTCAGCTCGAGCGGTGCTCCTCTGGCAAGCGGGCTCTACCTCTACCGGCTGGTCGGACAGGATGGGACGCGCAGCTCGATTGGAAGGTTGGTGGTGCAACGGTGA
- a CDS encoding thioredoxin domain-containing protein, whose product MTEGQETRKTRQPNRLVHEQSPYLLQHAYNPVDWYPWGDEALARARAEDRPILLSIGYSACHWCHVMERECFEDPEIAGLMNRNLVCVKVDREERPDLDHVYQQAAQLLGAQGGWPLTVFLTPQCVPFYAGTYFPPAERFGMPAFPRVVETVCRIYREDRARVEQVVGQVQAGLRMLQDPVRAALAGRGDGVRPPGPGSARALVEHALRWLDEHADRQEGGFGSQPKFPNVPLIRLFLAEARYGQEGREDPHVRHALLTLDKILAGGIHDQLGGAFHRYSTDRRWRVPHFEKMLYDNAQIPLALLEAYQLTGEDRYRTGAERALEYLLQEMRHPEGGFYTSQDADAGGVEGGTFLWTPGEIRAVLDPDQARLAEACFGVTSRGDLEGRSVLHRALEPEEAARRFGLPAEEVARRLEEARRRLLEARGKRVQPERDDKVLAGWNGLAIVTFARAGAVLGEVRFVEAARQALDFVLRHLVRPDGGLLRSYRTHAAPIPGHLEDHAYLAWGCLELYQATFEPACLQAVRALAEAMVDRFWDAEGGGFFLSPPPEGNGSGDALVFRPKEATDQSLPAPAAAAGWALLALHSLMGEDRWRELAGRLLQLYRPQMAENPWGSGSLLLLLEVYESGWHEVTVAAPPGAGAGTLRPWLEAVHGPFAPDRLAAGTAPLRPIFGSTPAALPASWSKPLPEPLPVLEGKAPERGRVRGFLCRRFTCTPPLASPEELRQRLAGTA is encoded by the coding sequence ATGACCGAAGGGCAGGAAACACGGAAGACCCGGCAGCCCAACCGCCTCGTGCACGAGCAGAGCCCCTACCTGCTCCAGCACGCGTACAACCCCGTGGACTGGTACCCCTGGGGTGACGAGGCCCTGGCCAGGGCCCGGGCCGAGGACCGGCCCATCCTGCTCAGCATCGGGTACTCGGCCTGCCACTGGTGCCACGTGATGGAGCGGGAGTGCTTCGAGGACCCGGAGATCGCCGGCCTCATGAACCGGAACCTGGTCTGCGTGAAGGTGGACCGGGAGGAGCGGCCGGACCTGGACCACGTCTACCAGCAGGCCGCGCAGCTCCTGGGCGCTCAGGGCGGCTGGCCGCTCACCGTCTTCCTCACGCCTCAATGCGTGCCCTTCTACGCCGGCACCTACTTCCCCCCCGCGGAGCGCTTCGGGATGCCCGCCTTCCCCCGAGTGGTGGAGACGGTCTGCCGCATCTACCGGGAGGACCGGGCCAGGGTGGAGCAGGTGGTGGGGCAGGTGCAGGCAGGCCTCCGCATGCTGCAGGACCCCGTCCGGGCGGCCCTGGCGGGGCGAGGGGACGGGGTCCGGCCTCCCGGGCCGGGCAGCGCCCGCGCCCTTGTCGAGCATGCCCTCCGCTGGCTCGACGAGCACGCGGACCGGCAGGAGGGGGGCTTCGGCAGCCAGCCCAAGTTCCCCAACGTGCCGCTGATCCGCCTCTTCCTGGCCGAGGCCCGCTACGGGCAAGAGGGACGGGAGGACCCCCACGTGCGCCACGCCCTCTTGACCCTGGACAAGATCCTGGCCGGAGGCATCCACGACCAGCTGGGCGGGGCCTTCCACCGGTACTCCACGGACCGCCGCTGGCGGGTGCCCCACTTCGAGAAGATGCTCTACGACAACGCCCAGATCCCCCTGGCGCTCCTGGAGGCCTACCAGCTGACGGGCGAGGATCGTTACCGGACCGGTGCCGAGCGGGCCCTGGAGTACCTGCTGCAGGAGATGCGCCACCCCGAAGGCGGCTTCTACACGAGCCAGGACGCGGACGCCGGCGGCGTGGAGGGGGGAACCTTCCTCTGGACGCCCGGCGAGATTCGGGCCGTGCTGGACCCTGACCAGGCCCGCCTGGCCGAGGCCTGCTTCGGGGTGACCTCCCGCGGGGACCTGGAGGGGCGGAGCGTCCTCCACCGGGCGCTGGAACCGGAGGAAGCGGCCCGGCGCTTCGGGCTCCCTGCCGAGGAGGTGGCGCGCCGGCTGGAGGAGGCCCGCCGGCGGCTCCTGGAAGCCCGGGGGAAACGGGTCCAGCCGGAGCGCGACGATAAGGTGCTGGCGGGCTGGAACGGGCTCGCCATCGTCACCTTCGCCCGGGCAGGGGCGGTGCTGGGTGAGGTGCGCTTCGTGGAGGCGGCCCGGCAGGCCCTCGACTTCGTGCTCCGGCACCTGGTGCGGCCCGACGGAGGCCTCCTGCGCAGCTACCGGACACATGCCGCGCCGATTCCGGGTCACCTGGAGGACCACGCCTACCTGGCCTGGGGCTGCCTGGAGCTCTACCAGGCCACCTTCGAGCCGGCCTGCCTTCAGGCGGTGCGAGCGCTGGCGGAGGCCATGGTCGATCGGTTCTGGGACGCCGAGGGCGGAGGCTTCTTCCTCTCCCCGCCGCCCGAGGGGAACGGATCGGGCGATGCGCTGGTCTTCCGGCCGAAGGAGGCGACGGACCAGTCCCTCCCCGCGCCCGCGGCCGCGGCGGGGTGGGCCCTCTTGGCCCTCCACTCGCTCATGGGCGAGGACCGCTGGCGGGAGCTCGCGGGACGGCTGCTCCAGCTCTACCGCCCGCAGATGGCGGAGAACCCATGGGGAAGCGGCAGTCTCCTGCTCCTCCTGGAGGTGTACGAGAGCGGATGGCACGAGGTGACTGTGGCCGCGCCTCCCGGGGCCGGAGCCGGCACCCTGCGGCCCTGGCTGGAGGCGGTGCACGGCCCCTTCGCACCGGATCGGCTGGCCGCGGGAACGGCGCCCCTGCGGCCGATCTTTGGCAGTACGCCCGCCGCGCTCCCCGCCTCCTGGAGCAAGCCCCTGCCCGAGCCGCTGCCGGTCTTGGAGGGTAAGGCGCCGGAGCGGGGCCGGGTCCGGGGGTTCCTCTGCCGCCGCTTCACGTGCACCCCGCCCCTGGCCAGCCCGGAGGAGCTGAGGCAGCGGCTCGCGGGCACGGCCTAG
- a CDS encoding Crp/Fnr family transcriptional regulator: MRDPDELCALLVRSSLLKALPDPTRRALAAHLEPVGLEAGAFVFFQSDPGDALYLVESGRLRVFRTSPDGRDRTLAHLAAGDVLGEMALLDGLERSATVQAVEATRLWRLRRKAFLELLRTDPELSLNLIQILARRLREADHQLEEAAAGPVPERLLRVLRRLALQEPVPTSTPPGTPQRLRVTQDELASMVATTRESVNRALGRLETRGLVLGRHRGGLLVDRRRILALFPEDA, from the coding sequence TGTGCGCTCTGCTCGTGCGCTCCTCCCTGCTGAAGGCCCTGCCGGATCCGACCCGGCGCGCCCTCGCGGCCCACCTGGAGCCGGTGGGCTTGGAGGCGGGCGCCTTCGTCTTCTTCCAGTCGGACCCCGGCGACGCTCTCTACCTGGTGGAAAGCGGCCGCCTCCGGGTCTTCCGCACGTCACCCGACGGGCGAGATCGCACCCTGGCCCACCTGGCCGCCGGAGACGTGCTGGGGGAGATGGCCCTCCTCGACGGGCTCGAACGATCCGCCACCGTGCAGGCCGTGGAGGCCACCCGGCTCTGGCGCCTGCGACGGAAGGCATTCCTGGAGCTCCTCCGCACCGACCCGGAGCTGTCGCTGAACCTGATCCAGATCCTGGCCCGCCGGCTGCGGGAGGCGGACCATCAGCTCGAAGAGGCCGCGGCCGGGCCGGTGCCCGAGCGGCTCCTGCGCGTGCTGCGACGGCTGGCCCTGCAAGAGCCAGTCCCCACCTCCACCCCTCCCGGCACCCCCCAGCGGCTACGGGTGACGCAGGACGAGCTGGCCAGCATGGTAGCGACCACTCGCGAGTCCGTCAACCGAGCCCTCGGGCGGCTCGAGACGCGGGGCCTGGTGCTGGGGCGGCACCGGGGAGGCCTGCTGGTGGATCGCCGCCGGATCCTGGCCCTCTTTCCCGAGGACGCGTAG
- a CDS encoding SelT/SelW/SelH family protein → MGRAASLAEEILGRWKNRIEGLTLRPSRGGRFEVSVNGKSIFSKAELGRHAEAGEVAGRLEELIGASEGH, encoded by the coding sequence CTGGGCCGAGCCGCCAGTTTGGCGGAAGAGATCCTGGGTCGCTGGAAGAATCGCATTGAAGGCCTCACCCTCCGCCCGTCCCGAGGGGGGCGCTTCGAAGTGTCGGTGAACGGCAAGTCGATCTTCTCCAAGGCTGAGCTGGGGCGGCATGCCGAGGCCGGCGAGGTGGCGGGCCGGTTGGAAGAGCTGATCGGCGCGTCCGAGGGCCATTGA
- a CDS encoding PorV/PorQ family protein has translation MRFLRHSLTATLIAWVFALALGISPVAPSAAAQDPTGTAPLTAFGLGARPLGMAGAFTALADDANALHYNPAGLTHLEGHEVTSLYASQYGGLFGTFAVGYAQRGLGGAFLTYAVGNIPYTDEFGAESGSTFGVGEQLFLGSYARTVGPVDLGMTVKYYRQSIETVSGSGFTLDLGLLWGPDGAPYRAGLTARNALGQVSYSTGSTDAFDPVLVLGGAYRLGNLVLALDKDLPGPVRLGAEYPVSEFVALRAGLRSAEGVTFTAGLGLTFDPYDIQYAYEQPPVLDRTHRISLGVQF, from the coding sequence GTGAGGTTCCTCCGCCATTCGCTCACGGCAACGCTGATCGCCTGGGTGTTCGCGCTTGCGCTTGGGATTTCCCCAGTAGCCCCCTCGGCCGCTGCCCAGGATCCCACCGGCACCGCGCCTCTGACCGCCTTCGGGCTCGGCGCCCGCCCCCTGGGCATGGCCGGCGCCTTCACCGCCCTCGCCGACGACGCCAACGCCCTCCACTACAACCCCGCAGGCCTCACCCACCTGGAAGGCCACGAGGTGACCTCCCTCTACGCCAGCCAGTACGGAGGCCTCTTCGGCACCTTCGCCGTCGGCTACGCCCAGCGGGGCCTCGGCGGAGCCTTCCTCACCTACGCGGTGGGGAATATCCCCTACACAGACGAGTTCGGCGCCGAGAGCGGCTCCACGTTCGGCGTGGGCGAGCAGCTCTTCCTGGGCTCCTACGCCCGGACGGTGGGACCCGTGGACCTGGGGATGACCGTCAAGTACTATCGCCAGAGCATCGAGACCGTCTCGGGCTCCGGGTTCACCCTGGACTTGGGGCTTCTCTGGGGTCCCGACGGAGCCCCCTACCGGGCCGGGCTCACCGCCCGCAACGCGCTCGGCCAGGTGAGCTACTCCACCGGGAGCACCGATGCCTTCGACCCCGTCCTGGTCCTGGGCGGCGCCTACCGGCTCGGGAACTTGGTGCTGGCCTTGGACAAGGACCTGCCCGGGCCCGTCCGACTGGGGGCCGAGTACCCCGTAAGCGAGTTCGTCGCCCTGCGGGCAGGGCTCCGCTCCGCGGAGGGGGTCACCTTCACCGCGGGGCTCGGCCTCACCTTCGACCCCTACGACATCCAGTACGCCTACGAGCAGCCGCCGGTGCTGGACCGTACCCACAGGATCTCCCTGGGGGTGCAGTTCTGA